From Bacillus sp. FSL K6-3431, the proteins below share one genomic window:
- a CDS encoding aminoglycoside phosphotransferase family protein: MTKINAKSMILDKYNVTKSDFLGSGMEAEVYAYDNNKVLKLYNDMSDTNKQNILKIFYSNLNSNSLSYELPYIYDTFVENDILVTIEKRIEGSDLQSVFSEMTYNEQNKMMETYLNANIELKSVKIKYNLEGFTLFNDNQVSLLKINSWFDLLKEIIFRKKKELEPYFKNDVVNYDAKVNQLVENLSMGYEGEYSLIHGDFYPGNLMVNKSRMVTGLIDLGLMTMYGDNLYDIAIGWVCFDMYNELNANIYERYLNIIISTLGEDVRKRLYFYVLIYSFISANFYSHNCKDGHYQWCVKNLNNKHYWESL; the protein is encoded by the coding sequence AAAATCAATGCTAAATCAATGATATTGGATAAATATAATGTTACTAAATCAGATTTTTTAGGTTCTGGAATGGAAGCTGAGGTTTATGCTTATGACAATAATAAAGTATTGAAATTGTATAATGATATGTCCGATACAAATAAGCAAAATATCCTAAAGATTTTCTATTCTAATCTTAATTCAAATTCTTTGAGCTATGAGCTTCCTTATATTTACGATACATTTGTGGAAAACGATATTTTAGTTACTATTGAAAAACGAATTGAGGGTAGTGATTTACAAAGTGTATTCTCAGAGATGACTTATAACGAACAAAATAAAATGATGGAAACATATCTTAATGCAAATATCGAATTGAAATCTGTAAAAATAAAATATAATCTTGAAGGTTTTACTCTATTCAATGATAATCAGGTTTCTTTACTAAAAATAAATAGTTGGTTTGATTTATTGAAAGAAATAATTTTTAGGAAAAAAAAGGAACTGGAGCCATATTTCAAAAATGATGTCGTGAATTACGATGCAAAAGTTAATCAATTAGTAGAAAATTTGTCAATGGGTTATGAAGGTGAATACTCTTTAATTCACGGAGATTTTTATCCTGGGAATTTAATGGTTAATAAGAGTCGTATGGTTACAGGTTTAATTGATTTGGGATTGATGACAATGTACGGTGATAACTTATATGATATTGCAATAGGATGGGTATGTTTTGATATGTATAATGAGTTAAATGCAAATATATATGAGAGATATTTAAACATAATTATTTCTACATTAGGCGAAGATGTTAGAAAAAGATTATATTTCTATGTTCTAATATATAGCTTTATTTCCGCCAATTTTTATTCTCACAATTGCAAAGATGGGCATTATCAATGGTGTGTTAAAAACCTAAATAACAAACATTATTGGGAGTCTCTTTAA